The segment GGAATTTTTGTTTTAGGTTCGATTTTCTTTGGTCACTTAGCCATGCCACTAGATGGATTAATTGTATATCCAGATCAACGGTGAAGGCAGGATAATTAATCATAAGGgtcaaaatattgttttaatagaaaacaGTATAAATATTAGTGGAGagcatttgaattaaaatgTGAGAGGgtcaaaatgttattttgttagggtcatttttgaaaaaaaggtaaaatttaaagtatattttcaattttcatgTGGGTCAACTGACTCCTTCCTTAATATGATGTCTCCGCCATTGATTCAGATGTAAGGCCGCTGAAGATTAGTCTCTAGAATTAGAAAATTTCTGAGATTCtcacaattataaaaaaaaaagacacttgTTAGGACATAAATTACCATTACACATGTTAAAACACAATTTAGTTGAGTTTTACTTGAACTGTTGAGCATCTGttattaaattacatttaaaatataaatgcatAGTTAGCATAAAATAtcagtataaaaatataatactgaTTTGggtttctctcttcttctggGCTTCGGCATAAGAGCATTACAAGGAAGCTGCAGGGCCGGCTTAGCATGGAGGGCGGTCAGTGCGACCGCCCCAAGATCCACCccgatttctttttttttttagtttttttaatggCATATAgtatactaaatttaaatttatgtagtattataaaatgtgagtacaaaaatttaataaaaattcaaataaaacatGCATATTAgttaacttatataaaaataacttaaatatattttaaattagtcATTTTATAgaacctaatttttttttcttttttagtatagggtcaaaaaaaaattttttgcCCTAAGACCCTTAATAGTATTGAGCCGGTCCTGGGAAGCTGCATAAGAAAGGGAAAGCCAAAGAAAGGCTCCCGTCTCAAATAGTATTAGATAGGATCACTGATCAATAAAATTTACACACGTCTACATATACTGATATACGTGTCCTTGTCCAGATGAATaacatttgaaaatatttaccaAATGGGCATCTTTCTTCCAACATTACAGATAGATAGTACTTTATAACAagagtttcaaaaatatatatataaaaacttgtGATTTGATAGAGAGTTTCAGAAAGATAAAGATTGTTTTAGCTCCATAGTGTATGAATTATTTATCAAGAGGATAGATGAATCACATCAAAGATAAACCGAAGATAAGTTATATCTAATAAACAAATTAAGAGCCTAGCTATAGAAAGATCGGGGATCTAGTACAATCCTTATGATAAGAcaacttattttttttggttcaaaacACTTATGATAAGACAACTTAAGATCCAAACACTTACATAAACTTGACGTCCTCTATATGGTCTAGAGAAATGAAAACTTTCTTACCCTTAACCTTTGGCATTTCTGGGATTTCAACTCTTCTGATAGTTTCCCTCTCGAGAttgtagtaaaaaaaaaaagggtcgGTTACTCTGTTCCGAAATAACACAATTTCATTTGTACCAGTGACTCCAGTATAGTAAAACTTGTCCTGTATAACTTCATTCCTCGACATGAGAAACTTGTAAGTATGCTTCGACCATTCTTGTTTTTCAGTGTCTTGTAGAACCCACATGTCAAAACTTATACTTGCTTCAGCATAACCATAAGACCTTTAGGATGCACTGCTCCAATGGAACTTTCGCTGACTCCAATAAACTTGTACTTCTCAGATCTAACATCAAAGCACACACAATCATATAAGCATTTGGAAAAGGCTTTCTCATAAGCTTTGTAGTACAAAACACCACTGATGCATACACCAGCAGAACCAGGAGAATGAGGTGTACCACATTCAATCCTTCTCCATGACATTTTATCAGTTTCTAATGTCAGAACTTGATGATGCTGGTCAGAGATGGCATTATCTCCATGATCCCCTGTTTATTGTCAATACCTTGACTTGCTTCTCAACCGGAtcatacccaaaaaaaaagttacaaatcTTCCACACAAACACATCACTACTTCCGTTTAAGAAACAAATTTCGCTAATACAGACCAAGCCATTGACACGTCTAACATTATAGAAACGTCCACACGGCAAACTCATATGAATATATTGGCTCCTATGGAAGACGAGTTCTCATCTGTATTTTGAGGCTGAagtgagaaaaagaagaacaaaagctGAGGCTGAGAAGAAGATCTTGTCAGGAAGGTCTCTGTGAAATCTTGACGACTGAGTATGGAAGCCCAAAGCTTCGATACACAACGACATCTAGCTATAGATCTCGTCGGTAATCTCAAGAGTATCTCGATAGTGAGATCAGATCATCTGGAATCTGTTCTGAGTATTTTTCAGCATTAGCAGTTGAGTTTGAAGATCGTGTAAGGATGGTTAATTTGATGTTCCTTCTGCTGCAGTGATTCCATGGCGCCTAGACACTTTGCGTTAAACCTAGCttgttttactatatatatacattattgtAAAAAAAGGTTTTTGGATATAAAGTAGGTATCATTGTACAAAAGGTTTTTTGGTTTGAATACTCCAAAATTTTGCTTTCAGTtcggaaaattatatttatacttttttaaaaaagaattttttagaaaatcattttttgtagGTGTCATCGTGATGCAAACCACACTTGGAGTGCCACAACTGCATCATGGAACTGGTCCATGTGATGAAACTTCAGCTTCAAAGACTGTCTCCCTAAAACCTCTAGCGTGAAACACACACCAAAAGCAGATCAATGCACAAGAGAGTAAGGTGACGAAGATGACGCTTTGCATATATCAGAGAAAAGAATTGCACAAGAAAACAGAAAAGATGAAAAAACAGAGCCCACATCATGGAACATGTGATCCATCCTTCTCATAAGCTTGTAGACTTCCTCTCCACTCTTCTTCTTGATAAGAATCAAGATTAATAatgcctttttcaaaaaaaaaaaaaaaaagaatcaagatTAAGGCTTGGGTTTGGGTTTGTGAAATGAGCCATAACTCTTAGTAAACATGAGCAAAATCAAAGATTCGATTCCATATACATTAAAGTTATACGTTGATGGTTTAAACATATCGAAATCATTGTTAAAACCTTGTCCCAGTGCGTTTCTATTATATTATTCATCTTGTTTTACTATCCTACATCTAcatgttgaaaaataaaactaaacacaTGGGTTAGtagaaaacacaaacataataataaatcatatcaaaaagataaatggttgatgtatgaattgattatatacatataactaGCGTAGCCGTCTCAGAGAGACAATGGGCCCAAATGTGTTGTATTGTCTAAACTGGAGAAGACAAGTCCATTAAGTTTGGCTGTAATCATAATGTGGATTTATAAcatgttgttgatgatgatgattgatgGGGTAGGAATAATATGTTGATTATTGtatttctatataaaatattttttttatcaatatcaaATCAATCATGTTGccataaaactgaaattttgtttcaaataaataTCATTGAAGTATTAGTCCTAGTTTGTATTAATGGTATGAAATaagatttttgtttgattgtgtGTAAACTAATACTAGTTGACCATTCATTGCAATTATTGCTTTCATTTTTGTAATAGCAAAATTAGATTATAGAATTGTTTTCTGAAGCCAAATTCATTAGTGCAAGGATTATGGAGATAAACaagaatatttttatgttttcctGGTCATTAATGAAACTGGAAGCGAATACGAAAAGACTAACTAACGTCTTTCTCTTTCGTCCCAATACGACGACTCGGCTTTTACTTCTTTTCCACGGAACTTTCAACACTCTCGTCCTACTTGCTTGTAATTGCAAACTTATATTTTTACTCGATTTACTTTAAGCTACTCAACTATTGCTTTCTAAACGCTAAATTTCAATTTGGTTATCTTTTAGTTTCAAGATCCATCATTTAAAAAGGTTGTTTTGTTTATCTCtgttatatagtttttttagaaAAGGTTTCTAGAACAGTAAACATAACTTTGAATTATGGTAggtagaaaattaaaaatgtacGTTGTTAATAGAATATTAAACTATGGAAATATCTGAACAACAATTCAGAAATACAAAAAAGGTTCAATGAATAAAAAGATACATCTGcccaaagaaaataaaaagacaacTTATCAGAAGAGGGATTTGATTAGTTATCTAATCTATGATTGTGTTAAATACTGTATTGCGTGTTTTTGACGAATCAAGAATGTCTTTCCTAGCTTCgattttccaaaaagaaaagctatttaaaaaaaatattttctttagcTATTTTTGTCTCTTATACGACATTTTACTGTTTTTTATAAGTCccctttttcatattttaactCACCCACCACCACTACTCATAAATATACGCTGAAAATCTTTAATAATAccgaatattattatttatcaattttttaaaaatatacttttttgcgAAACTTGTAATTCAACTTCTGCATCAACACATACATGTGTCTCTCAAAATCTCTCCGCCCCCTTAGATCcgttcctctctctctctctctctctctcaaccagCCTCTCTGTTAAACCCTttttgatctctctctctctctcactctctctctctctctctctggtgttAATGAAATTTCCCAGCTTAACATTTGCAACTGCTGTTTTACTCTCTGCAATCTCTTGAGAAAAGGTACCTGCTTTACGCAGACAAGTTCATAGTTTCTGACAATCATTAGTTCCTGAAAACCGTCGTCTTGATCCGGGGCACATTTCGCTAATTCAAgggaaaaaatcatttttttttgcctttCTGGGTTATACTCAATAGTTTCTAGGGTTCCTTTTAATTTCAGACTTTTGTTGGGTTCTTTCTCTCATGTGGGGGGGCCCACTTGATTGGATGAGTTTTCAAAGTAGCTTCTTCTTCTAGTATAGTATAGTATTAGCAGTGGTTGAGTGAGATTGAGCAATGGGTTGTGTTTGGTGTAagccttcttcttctgctaTAGAAGACAGCAAAGACGACGACAGCCCAAGAGACCGTTTCTCTAACAAGTCCTCTTCTGAGTCAAGACctgttccttcttcttcttctagaagACTAGACCCTCCTCTTAGGAGGACAAAGGAGCAGCACCCTGATGTTGTTGTTAGACCCAAGCAGCAAGCTAATGTCTCTCGTGTGGAGAAGAGTTTGAGTAGTAGAAAGAATAAGAAGACAGAGAGTCTTGTTCCACCTCCCAACTTTCCACCTAATGGTATCACCATAGCCAAAGGAGTTGAAGGAGAGTATGTAGCTGCTGGCTGGCCTCCCTGGTTGGCTTCTGTCGCTGGAGAAGCTATCAAAGGATGGGTCCCACGCCGTGCCGATTCTTTCGAGAAGCTTGACAAAGTAATCTTCTTCTATTAGCATGTTTCCAAATCTAGAAAACATATCTTAAaagactttttttgttttttgttttcttatgcACAGATTGGGCAGGGTACTTATAGTAACGTGTACAGAGCTCGAGACCTGGACCATAAGAAGATTGTGGCTTTGAAGAAAGTCAGATTCGATAACTTGGAGCCTGAGAGCGTGCGTTTCATGGCGAGAGAGATCCAGATTCTGCGCAGGCTCGATCACCCCAACATCATAAAGCTAGAAGGCTTAGTCACATCAAGAATGTCTTGCAGCTTGTATCTTGTTTTCGAGTACATGGAGCATGATCTCGCCGGACTCGCCTCCCATCCCGCTGTTAAATTCTCTGAATCGCAGGTTAAATGCTACCTGCAGCAGCTGTTACGCGGACTAGACCATTGTCACACTCGCGGTGTGCTTCACAGGGACATTAAAGGCTCCAACCTTCTGATAGATAACAGCGGAGTTCTGAAGATTGCTGACTTTGGCTTAGCTAGCTTCTTTGATCCTCATCAGACTCAGCCTTTGACTAGCCGTGTGGTGACACTCTGGTACCGCCCGCCTGAGCTTTTGCTCGGAGCAACTCGTTATGGAGCAGCTGTTGATCTGTGGAGCACAGGCTGTATTCTTGCTGAACTATATGCAGGCAAACCTATTATGCCTGGTAGAACCGAGGTGGAACAGCTGCATAAGATTTTCAAGCTATGTGGCTCGCCTTCAGAGGACTACTGGGTTAAATCCAGGTTGCCTCATGCAACCATCTTCAAGCCTACGCAGCCGTATAAACGCATTGTTGATGAAACGTTCAAGGAGTTTCCTCAGCCAGCTTTAGCCCTTCTTGAAACTCTGCTTTCAGTTAATCCAGACGATCGTGGGACTGCCGACTCAGCGCTTCAGAGTGAGGTAATCATCACAGTTCTTAGGCAGTAATTTGCTCTCTGTTCCTTATTCTTTCttgtaattttcaaattttcgtTCTCTTGTTCTCAGTTCTTTTCCGCTAGACCTCTGCCATGTGACCCTTCAAGCTTGCCTAAGTATCCTCCCAGCAAAGAGCTCGATGCGAGGATGCGCGATGAAGAAAGTAGAAGGTCTGACATCATCTTTAAACTATGCTAGATCTCTCTAGTAGTGCTCAGCTTGAATCTTTCTTGCTCTGTGTGTAGACAAGCTGGAGGAAACAAGGGTGACCAAAGACACCAAGAAAGGAGAGGGACTAAGGACTCTCGAGCCATCCCTGCTCCTGACGCAAATGCAGAGCTGGTTGCATCAATGCAGGTATAAAGAATCTGATATAGCGACCGATTTAGATCGTTTCTGTTATAAAACTTATAATCTCTTTTGATGTTAAAGCTTCTTGCTTACACTCGCTTTACTTGCAGAAGAGACAGAGCCAGGCCCAGGCTTCTAATAATAGAAGCAGAAGCGAAAAGTTTAATCCACATCCTGAAGAAGTTGCATCTGGTTTCCCGATCGATCCACCAAGATCATCATCACAAGCATTTGAACCAAACAGAGAATCTCAGGGCAACATTATGGTTCCTCACAAGAGAGCTTCACATTCTGGTCCTCTGACGCGTAGATCTGCTTCCGCAAAGGGTAGAAGGAACTACCAAGATCCCTCCTCTCAGAAAGTTTCATCCATAGCTGGCTTTGCTGCTACAAGAACAGGTGCTGCATCACAGCAAGAGACTTTCAGAGGAATGAGTCGGCTTCCAGGTTCATTCAAGGAAGCCTCTGAAGAAGCAAACCAAGAAGAGAATGGTAGAAGCAACAAGAAAGACCCAATTCTTGTAAGTCCCCTCCTACAAAATagtcaaaatattttctaaatttttagtAACCAAACCAACTTTTTTACTTTGTCTTGTTTTGTGGTTGCAGTTGGGTTATGGATCAAAAGGGCACAAGATTCATTACTCGGGACCTTTGGTGGTTCCATCAGGAAACATGGATCAGGTGCTAAAAGACCATGACCGACACATCCAAGAAGCTGTGAGAAGAGCAAGAATTGATAAGGCTCGAGTTAAGAAACATcaagctgaagaagaagcatCGAGCCAACAAGTGTCAACCAATCATCCCTCATCTGTTTCTAGCCGTTGACCATCTCTCAGAGGCAAAAAGTATATTATCAAAAATTCATTTGCTTGAAACTTGTTAGCACGGGGTATTTTGAgtgaaaaaaataatgtaatttttgttGATTCATGATCATAGAACCAAGTCGTGtcacgtttttttttggtttcatgtAATCTTAGCGATGTGTAAAAACAGgctatatataaattaaaatctagaagaacaaaacccataaaatattattacttcTGAActgtttttatagatatatgaACTTTTCTTGTTAACCTgatcgtttctttttctttttattggaGAGAAACACAACATCTATCTCGGTAGTTGAGACATCCTCGTTGTAGCTTCTTACAAGCGTGCATCCTTGACTAGTCAGGCTTTCTTTGTATTTGGGTTTTGGCCATGTGGATGGAAACCTTTAGAAGATTTGTTACTTGAACTTATCAACTTAACGTCAGGGTTAAATAATTGtattttcattctttattcGGTAGTTTTGAGTTGAACtaataaaagagaaaatgtttttctttctcGTGTTCCTTGTTTTTGGATATTCCTTTGAGCATAAAGACGATGAAACACTCGgt is part of the Raphanus sativus cultivar WK10039 chromosome 5, ASM80110v3, whole genome shotgun sequence genome and harbors:
- the LOC108862082 gene encoding probable serine/threonine-protein kinase At1g54610, whose protein sequence is MGCVWCKPSSSAIEDSKDDDSPRDRFSNKSSSESRPVPSSSSRRLDPPLRRTKEQHPDVVVRPKQQANVSRVEKSLSSRKNKKTESLVPPPNFPPNGITIAKGVEGEYVAAGWPPWLASVAGEAIKGWVPRRADSFEKLDKIGQGTYSNVYRARDLDHKKIVALKKVRFDNLEPESVRFMAREIQILRRLDHPNIIKLEGLVTSRMSCSLYLVFEYMEHDLAGLASHPAVKFSESQVKCYLQQLLRGLDHCHTRGVLHRDIKGSNLLIDNSGVLKIADFGLASFFDPHQTQPLTSRVVTLWYRPPELLLGATRYGAAVDLWSTGCILAELYAGKPIMPGRTEVEQLHKIFKLCGSPSEDYWVKSRLPHATIFKPTQPYKRIVDETFKEFPQPALALLETLLSVNPDDRGTADSALQSEFFSARPLPCDPSSLPKYPPSKELDARMRDEESRRQAGGNKGDQRHQERRGTKDSRAIPAPDANAELVASMQKRQSQAQASNNRSRSEKFNPHPEEVASGFPIDPPRSSSQAFEPNRESQGNIMVPHKRASHSGPLTRRSASAKGRRNYQDPSSQKVSSIAGFAATRTGAASQQETFRGMSRLPGSFKEASEEANQEENGRSNKKDPILLGYGSKGHKIHYSGPLVVPSGNMDQVLKDHDRHIQEAVRRARIDKARVKKHQAEEEASSQQVSTNHPSSVSSR